A window of the Lagopus muta isolate bLagMut1 chromosome 1, bLagMut1 primary, whole genome shotgun sequence genome harbors these coding sequences:
- the LOC125687912 gene encoding alpha-2-macroglobulin-like isoform X1 has translation MGKDGSSKLNIFILLFFLLGDASLITEPQYMVLLPFLIHTDSPEKICVQLTHLNESVSLNAAIEYQGENRSLIDDVVSENDLFTCIPFTIPKSKSQSTVTFITVTVKGETLQFRSRKSVLVKNSESLVFVQTDKPIYKPGQTVLFRIVSLDENFHPLNEVLPLVYIEDPKKNRLYQWTEAEIRGGLMQLSFNLTTEPIQGTYSVVAQKASGKTIHHPFTVEEYVLPKFEVTVKMPKVITILDEELKVTVCGLYTFGKPVPGHVSFRVCRKFEYPATACYGEEAKAVCDEFSGQTDNHGCISKLVKTKLFQLKRIGYENKLHVDARIEEEETGIVLTGTSFSEITTTISKITFENSDSYYKPGIPFFGQVKLVDGSGAPIANETVTISLQGGQEMNYTTNEEGRALFALNTSMLYFDSVGIRATHKTHSYCFDHSWVNPNYEDGYLHLKRFYSPSKSFLKIEPTSETLSCGSSAEVRVHYILTPEAVREKKKIMFYYLVMAKGIIKQADTRILDLDKESVNGVFILQLPVEADFAPVAQVLVYTVTPSREVIADSTKFNIEKCFNNKVGLSFSPSEGLPSSDTHLLFRASPKSLCAVRAVDRSVLLMKPEADLSPSLVYSLLPVKELHDYSHGTDVLLEEPLEDCVPLKKIILNGITYSPVVEMNEDDAYSILKEMGLKVFTNSKVRKPWYCSTENYMPAQSRVSASGGLAGAPMYALRSGDLHSSRIHATSSSPEEVTETIRKYFPETWIWSLVSISSEGNAEVDVTIPDTITEWKASAFCMSPDTGFGLSPTVSLRAFQPFFVELTLPYSVVRGEAFTLKATVFNYLTACIRVSVILAQSTQFLATAVEKEEDSHCLCEDGRKTVAWLVTPKSLGLVEFLVSTEALQNQQPCGNTIVQTPEKGRKDTVIRQLLVEPEGVEKETVRSSVLCLKGESVKEKFSLLLPSNVVQDSGRAYFSVLGDLMGTAMQNLHQLLQMPFGCGEQNMVLFAPNVYVLDYLNKTGQLSEEVKSKAIGYLVSGYQRQMNYKHPDGSYSTFGPRYGQRGNTWLTAFVLKSFAQARPYIFIDEKHIQDALIWLSQNQKENGCFRSSGMLLNNAMKGGVNDEVTLTAYITIALLEIPLPVTHSVVRNALFCLETAGNGEENHVYTKALLAYAFALAGKEEKRKAFLGSLEKEAVQKDGSVHWQRPGKEPEADLPYYRYKAPSAEVEMTAYVLLAHLTTQPAPSQEELSLASRIAKWIIGQQNPNGGFSSTQDTVVALQALSLYGVSTYAKSGAASKVTLRSGGDFQQDFHVDPSNRLLLQHVPLPQVPGEYSVEVSGKGCVYLQTSLRYNVQPKQESAPFLLHVHTRPETCEDSKAHKVFDIGINVSYVGERSVSNMVIIDVKMLSGFIPVKSSVRKLAHHQVIERTEFSTNHVLVYLEKLSNVTLSFSFTVEQDIPVQGLKPAQVKVYDYYETGKCGAEGVPVSDCGELDSWGCLGAMETHSCSCIVPLLVPLHSWERDL, from the exons ATGGGGAAAGATGGGTCCAGCAAATTAAACATCTtcattctcctcttcttcctccttggAGATGCTTCACTCATCACAGAACC GCAGTACATGGTGCTTCTACCGTTTCTGATACACACTGATTCCCCTGAGAAAATCTGTGTTCAGCTGACTCACCTGAATGAATCTGTGTCGCTGAATGCTGCAATTGAGTATCAAGGGGAAAACAGGAGCTTGATTGATGATGTGGTGTCGGAGAACGATTTGTTTACCTGCATTCCTTTCACT ATTCCAAAATCAAAGAGCCAGTCAACAGTCACATTTATTACTGTGACAGTGAAGGGGGAGACTCTGCAGTTCAGAAGCCGCAAGTCAGTGCTGGTCAAGAATTCTGAGAGTTTGGTCTTCGTCCAGACAGACAAACCCATCTACAAGCCTGGACAGACAG TCCTTTTCAGAATTGTTTCTCTGGATGAAAACTTCCATCCCTTGAATGAGGTG CTTCCGCTGGTCTACATTGAG GACCCAAAGAAAAACCGTCTGTACCAGTGGACGGAGGCTGAGATAAGAGGAGGGTTAATGCAGCTGTCTTTCAACCTCACTACTGAGCCCATTCAAGGGACTTACTCAGTGGTGGCACAGAAGGCTTCTGGGAAGACAATCCATCATCCCTTCACTGTGGAGGAGTATG tgcttccaAAATTTGAAGTAACAGTGAAAATGCCCAAGGTTATCACCATTCTTGATGAGgagctgaaggtgacagtttgTGGTCT ATACACATTTGGCAAGCCTGTTCCTGGCCATGTGAGCTTTCGTGTCTGCAGGAAATTTGAATACCCAGCCACTGCTTGCTATGGTGAAGAGGCTAAGGCAGTATGCGATGAATTCTCTGGACAG acaGACAACCATGGCTGCATTTCTAAACTGGTAAAAACCAAGTTATTCCAGCTCAAGAGAATTGGATATGAGAACAAGCTCCATGTGGATGCTAGGATTGAAGAGGAGGAAACAG GAATTGTGTTGACTGGAACAAGCTTCTCTGAGATCACAACTACCATCAGCAAAATTACCTTTGAGAACTCAGATTCTTACTACAAACCTGGAATCCCCTTCTTTGGGCAG GTTAAACTTGTGGATGGGTCTGGTGCTCCAATTGCCAATGAAACTGTGACGATTTCTTTACAAGGAGGCCAGGAAATGAACTACACAACGAATGAAGAGGGCAGGGCACTATttgccttgaacacttccatgTTGTACTTCGATTCTGTTGGAATTAGA gcAACTCATAAAACACATTCCTACTGCTTTGACCATTCATGGGTTAATCCAAATTATGAAGATGGTTATCTCCACCTAAAGCGCTTTTACTCCCCTAGTAAGAGCTTCCTCAAAATTGAGCCCACATCTGAGACACTGAGCTGTGGCTCCTCAGCTGAGGTCCGGGTTCACTATATCCTTACACCAGAGGCTgtaagagagaagaagaaaatcatgttCTACTACCTG gtGATGGCCAAGGGAATCATCAAGCAAGCAGACACCAGAATTCTGGATTTGGACAAGGAAAGTG TCAATGGTGTCTTCATACTACAGCTGCCTGTGGAAGCTGACTTTGCTCCTGTGGCCCAAGTTCTTGTCTATACTGTTACccccagcagggaggtgattgcaGATTCAACAAAGTTCAACATAGAAAAATGTTTCAACAATAAG GTGGGCCTGAGCTTCTCTCCTTCTGAAGGCCTGCCTTCTTCTGACACTCACTTACTATTCAGAGCCTCCCCCAAATCCCTTTGTGCTGTCCGTGCTGTAGACAGGAGTGTTCTCCTCATGAAGCCTGAAGCTGATCTGTCACCCAGCTTG GTGTATAGCTTACTGCCAGTGAAGGAATTGCATGACTATAGCCATGGTACAGATGTGCTCTTGGAGGAGCCCCTAGAAGACTGTGTCCccttgaagaaaataattctgaatgGGATCACCTATTCTCCAGTAGTGGAGATGAATGAAGATGATGCTTACAGCATTCTAAAG GAAATGGGTTTAAAGGTTTTCACCAATTCCAAGGTGAGGAAACCTTGGTATTGCAGCACTGAGAATTACATGCCTGCACAGAGTCGCGTTTCAGCAAGTGGAGGCCTGGCTGGAGCACCTATGTATGCACTGAGGAGTGGTG ACCTACATTCTAGTAGAATCCATGCAACATCCAGCAGTCCTGAAGAGGTGACAGAGACAATACGAAAGTATTTCCCAGAAACATGGATTTGGAGTTTAGTATCTATAAG CTCTGAGGGAAATGCTGAAGTAGATGTGACCATCCCTGACACCATCACTGAATGGAAAGCCAGTGCGTTCTGCATGTCCCCAGACACAGGCTTTGGCCTGTCACCAACAGTGTCCCTCAGAGCCTtccagcctttctttgtagAGCTCACCCTCCCTTACTCTGTAGTGCGTGGTGAGGCCTTCACGCTGAAAGCCACTGTTTTCAACTACCTGACAGCCTGCATCAGA GTCAGTGTGATTCTGGCTCAGTCTACTCAATTTCTGGCTACTGCGgtggaaaaggaggaagacTCTCATTGTCTCTGTGAGGACGGGAGGAAAACAGTGGCTTGGCTGGTGACTCCCAAATCTCTAG GGCTGGTGGAGTTCTTGGTGAGCACTGAGGCCCTGCAGAACCAGCAGCCATGCGGAAACACCATAGTGCAGACCCCTGAGAAAGGGCGGAAGGACACGGTCAtcaggcagctgctggtggag CCTGAAGGAGTTGAGAAGGAAACTGTTCggagctctgtgctctgtttgAAAG GAGAGTCTGTGAAAGAGAAGTTTTCTCTGTTGCTTCCCTCAAATGTGGTACAAGACTCAGGCAGAGCATATTTCTCAGTGCTAG GCGATCTCATGGGCACCGCCATGCAGAACCTGCACCAGCTACTCCAGATGCCATTTGGTTGTGGCGAACAGAACATGGTCTTGTTTGCACCCAACGTCTATGTCCTGGACTATCTGAACAAGACAGGACAGCTGAGTGAGGAGGTCAAATCCAAGGCCATTGGATACTTAGTGAGCG GTTATCAGAGGCAGATGAACTACAAGCACCCAGATGGCTCTTACAGTACCTTTGGACCACGTTATGGCCAACGGGGGAACACCTG GCTCACAGCCTTTGTCCTGAAGTCCTTTGCCCAGGCCCGGCCTTACATCTTCATAGATGAAAAGCACATCCAGGATGCTTTGATCTGGCTCAGTCAAAATCAGAAGGAGAATGGCTGCTTCCGCAGCTCTGGGATGCTCCTGAACAATGCCATGAAG GGTGGAGTGAACGATGAGGTAACACTGACAGCCTACATCACTATTGCACTGCTGGAGATTCCTCTGCCTGTAACT CACTCGGTGGTGCGCAATGCTCTGTTCTGCCTGGAAACGGcaggaaatggggaagaaaaccACGTGTACACCAAGGCACTGCTGGCATATGCCTTTGCCCtggcagggaaggaggagaagaggaaggcgTTCCTTGGCTCACTTGAAAAGGAAGCCGTCCAAAAGG ATGGGTCTGTTCACTGGCAGCGGCCTGGGAAAGAGCCAGAGGCTGATCTCCCGTACTACCGCTATAAAGCTCCCTCTGCTGAAGTGGAGATGACAGCCTATGTGCTCCTTGCTCACCTCACCACGCAGCCAGCACCTTCGCAGGAGGAGCTGTCACTCGCATCTCGTATTGCAAAGTGGATCATTGGTCAGCAGAATCCCAACGGAGGCTTCTCCTCCACCCAG GACACAGTTGTGGCTCTGCAAGCCCTCTCCTTGTACGGAGTTTCCACCTATGCCAAGAGCGGAGCAGCTTCCAAAGTGACCCTGCGATCTGGAGGGGACTTCCAGCAAGACTTCCACGTGGATCCCTCAAACcggctgctgctccagcacgTGCCCCTGCCCCAGGTGCCAGGGGAGTACAGCGTAGAGGTGTCTGGCAAGGGATGCGTCTACCTGCAG ACAAGCCTGAGGTACAACGTGCAGCCCAAGCAGGAGAGCGCGCCCTTCCTGCTGCATGTACACACGAGACCAGAGACGTGTGAGGACTCCAAGGCTCACAAGGTCTTTGACATAGGCATAAACGTCAG TTACGTGGGTGAGCGCAGTGTCTCCAACATGGTGATTATCGATGTGAAAATGCTGTCGGGATTCATCCCTGTCAAGTCCTCAGTGAGGAAG ctggCACACCACCAAGTCATTGAGCGTACAGAGTTCAGTACCAACCATGTCTTAGTGTATCTGGAAAAG CTGAGCAACGTGACCTTGAGCTTCTCCTTCACGGTGGAGCAGGACATCCCTGTGCAGGGCCTGAAACCAGCTCAGGTGAAGGTGTATGATTACTATGAGACTGGtaagtgtggggctgagggtgTCCCGGTGAGTGACTGTGGGGAGCTGGATTCATGGGGGTGTCTGGGAGCAATGGAAACCCACAGCTGTTCCTGCATTGTCCCTCTGCTTGTCCCTCTGCATTCCTGGGAGAGGGACCTCTGA
- the LOC125687912 gene encoding alpha-2-macroglobulin-like isoform X2 translates to MGAALHKESCCKLRQYMVLLPFLIHTDSPEKICVQLTHLNESVSLNAAIEYQGENRSLIDDVVSENDLFTCIPFTIPKSKSQSTVTFITVTVKGETLQFRSRKSVLVKNSESLVFVQTDKPIYKPGQTVLFRIVSLDENFHPLNEVLPLVYIEDPKKNRLYQWTEAEIRGGLMQLSFNLTTEPIQGTYSVVAQKASGKTIHHPFTVEEYVLPKFEVTVKMPKVITILDEELKVTVCGLYTFGKPVPGHVSFRVCRKFEYPATACYGEEAKAVCDEFSGQTDNHGCISKLVKTKLFQLKRIGYENKLHVDARIEEEETGIVLTGTSFSEITTTISKITFENSDSYYKPGIPFFGQVKLVDGSGAPIANETVTISLQGGQEMNYTTNEEGRALFALNTSMLYFDSVGIRATHKTHSYCFDHSWVNPNYEDGYLHLKRFYSPSKSFLKIEPTSETLSCGSSAEVRVHYILTPEAVREKKKIMFYYLVMAKGIIKQADTRILDLDKESVNGVFILQLPVEADFAPVAQVLVYTVTPSREVIADSTKFNIEKCFNNKVGLSFSPSEGLPSSDTHLLFRASPKSLCAVRAVDRSVLLMKPEADLSPSLVYSLLPVKELHDYSHGTDVLLEEPLEDCVPLKKIILNGITYSPVVEMNEDDAYSILKEMGLKVFTNSKVRKPWYCSTENYMPAQSRVSASGGLAGAPMYALRSGDLHSSRIHATSSSPEEVTETIRKYFPETWIWSLVSISSEGNAEVDVTIPDTITEWKASAFCMSPDTGFGLSPTVSLRAFQPFFVELTLPYSVVRGEAFTLKATVFNYLTACIRVSVILAQSTQFLATAVEKEEDSHCLCEDGRKTVAWLVTPKSLGLVEFLVSTEALQNQQPCGNTIVQTPEKGRKDTVIRQLLVEPEGVEKETVRSSVLCLKGESVKEKFSLLLPSNVVQDSGRAYFSVLGDLMGTAMQNLHQLLQMPFGCGEQNMVLFAPNVYVLDYLNKTGQLSEEVKSKAIGYLVSGYQRQMNYKHPDGSYSTFGPRYGQRGNTWLTAFVLKSFAQARPYIFIDEKHIQDALIWLSQNQKENGCFRSSGMLLNNAMKGGVNDEVTLTAYITIALLEIPLPVTHSVVRNALFCLETAGNGEENHVYTKALLAYAFALAGKEEKRKAFLGSLEKEAVQKDGSVHWQRPGKEPEADLPYYRYKAPSAEVEMTAYVLLAHLTTQPAPSQEELSLASRIAKWIIGQQNPNGGFSSTQDTVVALQALSLYGVSTYAKSGAASKVTLRSGGDFQQDFHVDPSNRLLLQHVPLPQVPGEYSVEVSGKGCVYLQTSLRYNVQPKQESAPFLLHVHTRPETCEDSKAHKVFDIGINVSYVGERSVSNMVIIDVKMLSGFIPVKSSVRKLAHHQVIERTEFSTNHVLVYLEKLSNVTLSFSFTVEQDIPVQGLKPAQVKVYDYYETGKCGAEGVPVSDCGELDSWGCLGAMETHSCSCIVPLLVPLHSWERDL, encoded by the exons ATGGGTGCAGCCCTACACAAGGAGTCTTGCTGTAAATTGAG GCAGTACATGGTGCTTCTACCGTTTCTGATACACACTGATTCCCCTGAGAAAATCTGTGTTCAGCTGACTCACCTGAATGAATCTGTGTCGCTGAATGCTGCAATTGAGTATCAAGGGGAAAACAGGAGCTTGATTGATGATGTGGTGTCGGAGAACGATTTGTTTACCTGCATTCCTTTCACT ATTCCAAAATCAAAGAGCCAGTCAACAGTCACATTTATTACTGTGACAGTGAAGGGGGAGACTCTGCAGTTCAGAAGCCGCAAGTCAGTGCTGGTCAAGAATTCTGAGAGTTTGGTCTTCGTCCAGACAGACAAACCCATCTACAAGCCTGGACAGACAG TCCTTTTCAGAATTGTTTCTCTGGATGAAAACTTCCATCCCTTGAATGAGGTG CTTCCGCTGGTCTACATTGAG GACCCAAAGAAAAACCGTCTGTACCAGTGGACGGAGGCTGAGATAAGAGGAGGGTTAATGCAGCTGTCTTTCAACCTCACTACTGAGCCCATTCAAGGGACTTACTCAGTGGTGGCACAGAAGGCTTCTGGGAAGACAATCCATCATCCCTTCACTGTGGAGGAGTATG tgcttccaAAATTTGAAGTAACAGTGAAAATGCCCAAGGTTATCACCATTCTTGATGAGgagctgaaggtgacagtttgTGGTCT ATACACATTTGGCAAGCCTGTTCCTGGCCATGTGAGCTTTCGTGTCTGCAGGAAATTTGAATACCCAGCCACTGCTTGCTATGGTGAAGAGGCTAAGGCAGTATGCGATGAATTCTCTGGACAG acaGACAACCATGGCTGCATTTCTAAACTGGTAAAAACCAAGTTATTCCAGCTCAAGAGAATTGGATATGAGAACAAGCTCCATGTGGATGCTAGGATTGAAGAGGAGGAAACAG GAATTGTGTTGACTGGAACAAGCTTCTCTGAGATCACAACTACCATCAGCAAAATTACCTTTGAGAACTCAGATTCTTACTACAAACCTGGAATCCCCTTCTTTGGGCAG GTTAAACTTGTGGATGGGTCTGGTGCTCCAATTGCCAATGAAACTGTGACGATTTCTTTACAAGGAGGCCAGGAAATGAACTACACAACGAATGAAGAGGGCAGGGCACTATttgccttgaacacttccatgTTGTACTTCGATTCTGTTGGAATTAGA gcAACTCATAAAACACATTCCTACTGCTTTGACCATTCATGGGTTAATCCAAATTATGAAGATGGTTATCTCCACCTAAAGCGCTTTTACTCCCCTAGTAAGAGCTTCCTCAAAATTGAGCCCACATCTGAGACACTGAGCTGTGGCTCCTCAGCTGAGGTCCGGGTTCACTATATCCTTACACCAGAGGCTgtaagagagaagaagaaaatcatgttCTACTACCTG gtGATGGCCAAGGGAATCATCAAGCAAGCAGACACCAGAATTCTGGATTTGGACAAGGAAAGTG TCAATGGTGTCTTCATACTACAGCTGCCTGTGGAAGCTGACTTTGCTCCTGTGGCCCAAGTTCTTGTCTATACTGTTACccccagcagggaggtgattgcaGATTCAACAAAGTTCAACATAGAAAAATGTTTCAACAATAAG GTGGGCCTGAGCTTCTCTCCTTCTGAAGGCCTGCCTTCTTCTGACACTCACTTACTATTCAGAGCCTCCCCCAAATCCCTTTGTGCTGTCCGTGCTGTAGACAGGAGTGTTCTCCTCATGAAGCCTGAAGCTGATCTGTCACCCAGCTTG GTGTATAGCTTACTGCCAGTGAAGGAATTGCATGACTATAGCCATGGTACAGATGTGCTCTTGGAGGAGCCCCTAGAAGACTGTGTCCccttgaagaaaataattctgaatgGGATCACCTATTCTCCAGTAGTGGAGATGAATGAAGATGATGCTTACAGCATTCTAAAG GAAATGGGTTTAAAGGTTTTCACCAATTCCAAGGTGAGGAAACCTTGGTATTGCAGCACTGAGAATTACATGCCTGCACAGAGTCGCGTTTCAGCAAGTGGAGGCCTGGCTGGAGCACCTATGTATGCACTGAGGAGTGGTG ACCTACATTCTAGTAGAATCCATGCAACATCCAGCAGTCCTGAAGAGGTGACAGAGACAATACGAAAGTATTTCCCAGAAACATGGATTTGGAGTTTAGTATCTATAAG CTCTGAGGGAAATGCTGAAGTAGATGTGACCATCCCTGACACCATCACTGAATGGAAAGCCAGTGCGTTCTGCATGTCCCCAGACACAGGCTTTGGCCTGTCACCAACAGTGTCCCTCAGAGCCTtccagcctttctttgtagAGCTCACCCTCCCTTACTCTGTAGTGCGTGGTGAGGCCTTCACGCTGAAAGCCACTGTTTTCAACTACCTGACAGCCTGCATCAGA GTCAGTGTGATTCTGGCTCAGTCTACTCAATTTCTGGCTACTGCGgtggaaaaggaggaagacTCTCATTGTCTCTGTGAGGACGGGAGGAAAACAGTGGCTTGGCTGGTGACTCCCAAATCTCTAG GGCTGGTGGAGTTCTTGGTGAGCACTGAGGCCCTGCAGAACCAGCAGCCATGCGGAAACACCATAGTGCAGACCCCTGAGAAAGGGCGGAAGGACACGGTCAtcaggcagctgctggtggag CCTGAAGGAGTTGAGAAGGAAACTGTTCggagctctgtgctctgtttgAAAG GAGAGTCTGTGAAAGAGAAGTTTTCTCTGTTGCTTCCCTCAAATGTGGTACAAGACTCAGGCAGAGCATATTTCTCAGTGCTAG GCGATCTCATGGGCACCGCCATGCAGAACCTGCACCAGCTACTCCAGATGCCATTTGGTTGTGGCGAACAGAACATGGTCTTGTTTGCACCCAACGTCTATGTCCTGGACTATCTGAACAAGACAGGACAGCTGAGTGAGGAGGTCAAATCCAAGGCCATTGGATACTTAGTGAGCG GTTATCAGAGGCAGATGAACTACAAGCACCCAGATGGCTCTTACAGTACCTTTGGACCACGTTATGGCCAACGGGGGAACACCTG GCTCACAGCCTTTGTCCTGAAGTCCTTTGCCCAGGCCCGGCCTTACATCTTCATAGATGAAAAGCACATCCAGGATGCTTTGATCTGGCTCAGTCAAAATCAGAAGGAGAATGGCTGCTTCCGCAGCTCTGGGATGCTCCTGAACAATGCCATGAAG GGTGGAGTGAACGATGAGGTAACACTGACAGCCTACATCACTATTGCACTGCTGGAGATTCCTCTGCCTGTAACT CACTCGGTGGTGCGCAATGCTCTGTTCTGCCTGGAAACGGcaggaaatggggaagaaaaccACGTGTACACCAAGGCACTGCTGGCATATGCCTTTGCCCtggcagggaaggaggagaagaggaaggcgTTCCTTGGCTCACTTGAAAAGGAAGCCGTCCAAAAGG ATGGGTCTGTTCACTGGCAGCGGCCTGGGAAAGAGCCAGAGGCTGATCTCCCGTACTACCGCTATAAAGCTCCCTCTGCTGAAGTGGAGATGACAGCCTATGTGCTCCTTGCTCACCTCACCACGCAGCCAGCACCTTCGCAGGAGGAGCTGTCACTCGCATCTCGTATTGCAAAGTGGATCATTGGTCAGCAGAATCCCAACGGAGGCTTCTCCTCCACCCAG GACACAGTTGTGGCTCTGCAAGCCCTCTCCTTGTACGGAGTTTCCACCTATGCCAAGAGCGGAGCAGCTTCCAAAGTGACCCTGCGATCTGGAGGGGACTTCCAGCAAGACTTCCACGTGGATCCCTCAAACcggctgctgctccagcacgTGCCCCTGCCCCAGGTGCCAGGGGAGTACAGCGTAGAGGTGTCTGGCAAGGGATGCGTCTACCTGCAG ACAAGCCTGAGGTACAACGTGCAGCCCAAGCAGGAGAGCGCGCCCTTCCTGCTGCATGTACACACGAGACCAGAGACGTGTGAGGACTCCAAGGCTCACAAGGTCTTTGACATAGGCATAAACGTCAG TTACGTGGGTGAGCGCAGTGTCTCCAACATGGTGATTATCGATGTGAAAATGCTGTCGGGATTCATCCCTGTCAAGTCCTCAGTGAGGAAG ctggCACACCACCAAGTCATTGAGCGTACAGAGTTCAGTACCAACCATGTCTTAGTGTATCTGGAAAAG CTGAGCAACGTGACCTTGAGCTTCTCCTTCACGGTGGAGCAGGACATCCCTGTGCAGGGCCTGAAACCAGCTCAGGTGAAGGTGTATGATTACTATGAGACTGGtaagtgtggggctgagggtgTCCCGGTGAGTGACTGTGGGGAGCTGGATTCATGGGGGTGTCTGGGAGCAATGGAAACCCACAGCTGTTCCTGCATTGTCCCTCTGCTTGTCCCTCTGCATTCCTGGGAGAGGGACCTCTGA